The DNA segment AGTGCCTGCATgagatatgaatatatatatatatatatatattcttacaaATTCATCATGACCAATTGTACGTAATACCATGTATAAGATTTTGGATGGTAATCGTATGTTAATATatgtaaaagaaattaaaatgctTAAATAACATCAGAATTCCCAAATTAGTATTGTCAAAGTTAGTTTTGCATCTTTGCTTATAACCattcttaatttctttataactCAAATAAATGCATGGACTCTTAAACCACTTTTCATGTAGCATACAGGTAAGATACTACAAGCCATTACACCACTTTTTTCATCAACTATTTGCAAATCTAatactatttatatttttaaataatccaCTCCATGAAAAGCCATTACAAGCCATTACAGCTCAAATTGGTATTACATTTCATATCCCTCAGTACATCTATTGCATATACCTTATGTTTATTGAGTCTATAGATTTATGCTTGGAAGTCCAGTAAAACTTaaagctagctatatatatatatatatataaaagtacatCCATTTATTGCCAATCTTACTTTAAAAAGTCGAGTGCCAAAATATAATAGCGACGCCGACAACATTAGTCAGTTTGCTTCCAAATCCGGTTCATGACCTTCCATAAATCACCTGCAAATCTACCAtcaaaagtattattttaataacattTTTAGCTTTATAACAACAAGCAATATCATTTAAAGCAATATTCACATCCAATTGcttggaaaattttatttttcattttttgttatattgAAACGTAGAAAAGTCTTGCCTGATAACATTACTCCTCATGGCACATGTCTATCAAGCTATCACTCATGGCTCCTTCCTTGATTTCTGCGAGCTCGTCGCCTATGGTTCATGTATGCTTGTCTTCGACGGTTTTCTAATGTAATATATAGCCGAGGgaagatcttaaaaaatatgTCATCAGCATGTTTGTAGTAGCACATCCTCCACCTTTTCCAAAACATAAGAGGCCCAACAGAAAtcccaaaaccaaaaacaaatcccAATTCAACACTTATAAAGTTCCAATCAATTCCAATCCCAGAATTCGAGTCAGATTCTACAAATGTTGGAGGCGACAATCCCGGCCCTTCACCTTTGCAATGTTCTTCCAAAGGAAAGCCACATAATCCTATGTTCCCCTTGTAGGAAGATATTGGGAATGTAGCAAATTGCTTGATTTGTGGAATTTTTCCCGACAATTGATTGAACGAAAGATTGAGGACTGATAGAAAAATTAGACCATCTGCGAGTTGGACAGGAATCTCACCAGTAAGCTTATTGCTTGACAAGTCTAGTGACTCAAGATAACTTAATTTTCCCAAAGATTGTGGAATATTTCCTGTGAAACCATTATGAGACAAGTTGAGGACATATAGTGATTTGAAATTTCCAATTTCTTTAGGGAGAGGCCCATCAAAGTTGTTGCATGAAAGGTCAAGGATGGTGAAAAGAGTTAGTATCTTCACCAGATTCAGAGATAGACCTTTGACAATAATTGTCAGCTTATCTTGATAATTAAAACCATACGCTCTGGGAAACTGAAAATTTCTATGaatatgctccaactccacttCATCTTTATTGGCCATCAGTGCCTTTAAGATGCCAAACGACTTTTCTGTCAGCTTACCACTGAAATTATTTGAagctaaatttaaaatttgaagcaTTGGCCAAGTGGCATTGGACTCCATGCAATCAATAGGTCCATCAAACTTGTTTGATCGCAAAACAAGGACACGCAACATAGATATCTTCGTCAAGTAACATGGGAAAGTATCCTCAATGTTGTTATTCCCGATGTCTAGGAACTCCAAATTTGTGCACTTGGCCAAAGACTTTGGCAATTTTCTTTCTAATTGGTTTTCACCAAGATCTAAAGTTTGCAAACCACAATTACTTCGAAACGTATCAGGAATTTTACCAGTGAGGTAGTTTTTCCTTAGATTTAGCACCGCTAGAATTGGCTCAAACTGCTCTCTAGTCTTACTCATTTCAAGTAAGCAACGGGGGACCATGCCGCTCAAGAAATTGTTAGATAAATCCAGGACACTAAGACTTGTAGCATTGCAAATTGATTCGGGGATACTCCCATAAAATTTATTGCtcgaaagagaaaggaaatgcGTATTAGTCATGGAGTCAATGATGCTAGTTGGTATGCTCGAGTGGAAATTATTCTTTGATAAATCCAAGTAGTCAGCAGACCATGGGAGACTTGGGAGTTGCCCTTGGAGTTCGTTGGAGCTTAGATCCACCACTCTGATTATAGAAAGAAAAGGTCTTTCTAGATTCATGACCAAGTGGTTGTTGGAGAGGTTTAAGATCATGAGCGAAATAGATTCCCAAATCCAGTGTGGTATTTCTCCATGAATCTGGCTGTTTGAAAGGTCTAGAACATATAAGGCAGATTGGTTTCGCAAGAAATCTGGGAATCTTTTCAACTTGTTAGAAGCCAATTTCAAAGTTGAAATTTGGGGAGAAGAGAATATTGAAGAATTAATTCCACTATATTCAATTGAGAGATCATTGTATGAAAGATCGAGATAGTTAAGATCCTTTAATTTCTGAGTTGCACTAAACTGCCAGGAGCCATTGAAGTTATTTGAAGAAAGATCAAGTGCCCTAAGAGAAGTTAGTTTAAACAGAGACATGGGAATTTGCCCTTCCAAGTTGTTGTGACTTAAATCAAGAGAATTCAATAAGTAAGAAGGAGCAGTTGAAAATTCATCAAGTTGGCCAGAAAATCGATTGTTTTGAAGGTATAATTCTTGCAATGatggaagggaaaaaagagaaacTGGAATACTCCCTTCTAGTGAATTGGAACTCAAATCAAGAACCTCCAAATTCAAAAGATCTACCCATCGAGTGGAAGAAATTTGACCTGTTAAATCATTGTTGTGAAGGTCTATTGTTTTCAgattcttgctcatgcttaatGATGGAATTGATCCATTGAATCTGTTCCATGACATGTCCAATGAAACAATTCGGTGAGATTTGCCATTGACTTCGGAATTTCTCCACTGAAATTACAATAAGAAAGATAGACTTCAAACAATAGTTTGAGATTCCCAATAGAATATGGCAATGACCCTGAAAAATTTGTTTCACTAAGGAATAGGGTTTGAAGAGATCCATTCGACGGAAATTCTGGCAAGAAACCTTCAAGTTGATCATTTTTTGACAGGTCAACCATTTGCAATGTTGGAATTTGAAAGATCTTTTCTGGAAATTTTCCATTCAATGAAGAGCCACTGAAGATCAAggttgtcaaatttctgaatTCTGCCAAAAAGCCAGGAATCGGAGCAGAGAAGTTGTTACCACTCATACGAATAACTGAGAGGGATTTGAGATTCACCAAGGACGGATCAAAAGGCCCCGACAGATCGCAATTTGACAAGCTTAACACTCTTAGATTTGGTAGTGAAAATGATAATGTTGGGCCCCACTCATGCCCTTGCATTGATATATCCACACCATCGAGATAAAGTTCCGTAAGCTTCGAAAGGTTTTGAACAAGCATATTTAGATTTGGATTCTCAAGCTTCAAGCCCAAATCACTTAAATCGAGAATAACCAATCCTTTTAAATGCGAAATTGTAATTGGAATTT comes from the Carya illinoinensis cultivar Pawnee chromosome 8, C.illinoinensisPawnee_v1, whole genome shotgun sequence genome and includes:
- the LOC122317889 gene encoding receptor like protein 22-like, producing MSWNRFNGSIPSLSMSKNLKTIDLHNNDLTGQISSTRWVDLLNLEVLDLSSNSLEGSIPVSLFSLPSLQELYLQNNRFSGQLDEFSTAPSYLLNSLDLSHNNLEGQIPMSLFKLTSLRALDLSSNNFNGSWQFSATQKLKDLNYLDLSYNDLSIEYSGINSSIFSSPQISTLKLASNKLKRFPDFLRNQSALYVLDLSNSQIHGEIPHWIWESISLMILNLSNNHLVMNLERPFLSIIRVVDLSSNELQGQLPSLPWSADYLDLSKNNFHSSIPTSIIDSMTNTHFLSLSSNKFYGSIPESICNATSLSVLDLSNNFLSGMVPRCLLEMSKTREQFEPILAVLNLRKNYLTGKIPDTFRSNCGLQTLDLGENQLERKLPKSLAKCTNLEFLDIGNNNIEDTFPCYLTKISMLRVLVLRSNKFDGPIDCMESNATWPMLQILNLASNNFSGKLTEKSFGILKALMANKDEVELEHIHRNFQFPRAYGFNYQDKLTIIVKGLSLNLVKILTLFTILDLSCNNFDGPLPKEIGNFKSLYVLNLSHNGFTGNIPQSLGKLSYLESLDLSSNKLTGEIPVQLADGLIFLSVLNLSFNQLSGKIPQIKQFATFPISSYKGNIGLCGFPLEEHCKGEGPGLSPPTFVESDSNSGIGIDWNFISVELGFVFGFGISVGPLMFWKRWRMCYYKHADDIFFKIFPRLYITLENRRRQAYMNHRRRARRNQGRSHE
- the LOC122274467 gene encoding receptor-like protein 7, producing MTISCSLDNSSSLFKLQYLQNLNLAYNYFNDSEIPSEFNKLSNLVYLNLSNAGFQGQIPITISHLKGLVILDLSDLGLKLENPNLNMLVQNLSKLTELYLDGVDISMQGHEWGPTLSFSLPNLRVLSLSNCDLSGPFDPSLVNLKSLSVIRMSGNNFSAPIPGFLAEFRNLTTLIFSGSSLNGKFPEKIFQIPTLQMVDLVIAIFYWESQTIV